Genomic segment of Sodaliphilus pleomorphus:
GTGCCATCCTTGAGGAAGGCAACTACCTGGTGGGCAGCGGCGAGGCCGGCATTGATGTTGGCCTCGGCAGTTTGAGCACCCATCTTCTTAGGCGTGAAGAACACGCGGTCGCCATACTTCTCCACGAGTTGGTCGGCGATGTCGGGTTTCACGTCGGCCACATAGCGCAGGTCGTCGCGGTCGGCAAGAGCCTGGTCAAGGCTTTGCTCGTCGATGACCTCCTTGCGGGCTGCATTCACGAGCACGCCATCGTGGGGCATGAGCTCGAAGAGCTCCTTGCCAACCGAGTGGCGGGTTTCGTCGGTAGCCGGGATGTGGAGACTCACATACTGGTTGTTGCGATACAGCTCCTTGAGGTCGTGCACAGGCGTGACACCGTCGGCAATCATCTTCTCGTCGCTCACCCATGGGTCGAGGGCACTCACCTTCATGTCGAAGCCCTTGGCAATGCGAGCCACGTTGCGTCCCACCTGGCCGTAGGCATGAATGCCCAGGGTCTTGTCCTTGAGCTCGGTGCCACTCTTGCCATTGTAGCGGTTGCGAATGAGGGTGACGAGCATGCCAAACACCAGTTCGGCCACGGCATTGCTGTTCTGGCCAGGGGTGTTCATCACGCACAGGCCGTGCTGTGTGGCCTGGGCCAGGTCGATGTTGTCGTAGCCGGCACCGGCGCGCACCACCACCTTGAGCTGGGGAGCGGCGTCCATGACCTGCTTGTCGACGATATCGCTGCGCACGATGAGGCCTGCGCAATCCTTGATGGCGGCTATCATGTCGTCTTTGGTGCCTTTCTCCACGAGCACGAGCTCGTGACCGGCGTCTTCAAGCACTTTCTTGATGCCCTCGACTGCGGCGGGGGCAAAGGGCTTGCTGGTTGCAACTAATATTTTCATAGTAGGATAATCGTTTTAAAGAAAAATAAAATATATAATGTGAACTACTCAGGCAGGAATGCGAGATCAATGCTTGTTCTCAAATTCCTTCATGGCCTGGGTGAGCACCTTCACGCTGTCGAGAGGCAGGGCATTGTAGAGCGATGCACGGAAGCCGCCCACGCTGCGGTGACCCTTGATGCCAACGATGCCCTTGGTGGCGGCGAAGTCGAGGAAGTCTTTCTCGAGGCCGGCATACTCGGGCTTCATGACGAAGCACACGTTCATGATCGAGCGCGACTCGGGCTTGACTGTGCCCACAAACATCTTGCTCTCGTCGATGGCGTCGTAGAGCACGCGAGCCTTCTCCTCGTCGATCTCCTGGAGCTTCTTCACGCCGCCCAGCTCTTTGTACCACTTGAGTGTCTGCAGAGCGCTGTAGATGGGGAGCACCGGAGGCGTGTTGAACATGCTGCCCTTCTTGACGTGAGTCTCATAGTTGAGCATGGTGGGAATGGCACGGGGTGCCTGGCCCAGGACATCGGTCTTGACGATGACAAAGGTGACGCCTGCAGGAGCCAGGTTCTTCTGAGCTCCGCCGTAGATGAGGTCATACTTGGAAACGTCGACCGGACGCGAGAAGATGTCGCTCGACATGTCGGCAACCA
This window contains:
- a CDS encoding NAD(P)-dependent oxidoreductase, with the protein product MKILVATSKPFAPAAVEGIKKVLEDAGHELVLVEKGTKDDMIAAIKDCAGLIVRSDIVDKQVMDAAPQLKVVVRAGAGYDNIDLAQATQHGLCVMNTPGQNSNAVAELVFGMLVTLIRNRYNGKSGTELKDKTLGIHAYGQVGRNVARIAKGFDMKVSALDPWVSDEKMIADGVTPVHDLKELYRNNQYVSLHIPATDETRHSVGKELFELMPHDGVLVNAARKEVIDEQSLDQALADRDDLRYVADVKPDIADQLVEKYGDRVFFTPKKMGAQTAEANINAGLAAAHQVVAFLKDGTNRFQVNK
- the serC gene encoding 3-phosphoserine/phosphohydroxythreonine transaminase codes for the protein MKKHNFYAGPSIMSQYTIDHTIDAIRDFAGTGLSVLEISHRSKEFQAVMDEAQALFKELLDIPEGYEVLFLGGGASLQFCMVPYNLLKTKAGYVDSGTWAHKAIKEAKLFGDVEIVASSEDDKYVYYPKLDNVPTDLDYLHITTNNTIYGTELREDPDVPVRMVADMSSDIFSRPVDVSKYDLIYGGAQKNLAPAGVTFVIVKTDVLGQAPRAIPTMLNYETHVKKGSMFNTPPVLPIYSALQTLKWYKELGGVKKLQEIDEEKARVLYDAIDESKMFVGTVKPESRSIMNVCFVMKPEYAGLEKDFLDFAATKGIVGIKGHRSVGGFRASLYNALPLDSVKVLTQAMKEFENKH